The Brevibacillus brevis genome contains a region encoding:
- a CDS encoding NAD(P)/FAD-dependent oxidoreductase, translating into MILVTGKLYWPETLPAPPLYPALTEDVKCDVLIIGGGEAGALVSYYLKQHDVDVILVDKRRVSGGSSSANTGLLQICNDKTLTACIHSFGEQKGVRFYELTRQAVDELEKISGQLDQSPDYIRRDSLYYASEPADAESLRTEYQLLKKYGFPVTYFDRPDIEKRFSFSKAGAIYSKGDAELNPYKFTNGVIAHSVKKGTRVYENTEVVHQKVQDGGLLVYTKSGHTIKCRRAVFATGYEAQSMKRNANAVISSSFSIVTNQVEALTGWPHACLIWETARPYLYIRTCPDGRIIVGGLDEPLNDLQKRDASSLKKRDQLLAKIQELFPQIPMRAEYYWGATFVGTHDGLPLFGEQEGYPHCLFTLGYGGNGTVYSTIGAQIISDLITKGSHSDADLFAFDRMKYASAKV; encoded by the coding sequence ATGATACTCGTGACCGGAAAACTGTATTGGCCAGAAACATTGCCAGCGCCACCCCTATATCCTGCTCTGACCGAGGACGTGAAGTGTGATGTCCTGATCATTGGTGGCGGTGAGGCAGGAGCACTCGTTTCCTATTATCTGAAGCAGCATGATGTGGATGTCATCCTCGTGGATAAACGGCGGGTAAGTGGGGGCAGCAGCAGCGCTAACACCGGTTTGCTGCAAATATGCAACGACAAAACGTTGACAGCCTGTATCCATTCTTTCGGTGAGCAAAAAGGAGTTCGTTTTTACGAGCTGACGCGGCAGGCGGTTGATGAATTAGAAAAAATTTCTGGGCAGCTAGACCAATCTCCAGATTACATAAGGCGTGACAGCCTGTACTATGCCAGCGAACCAGCCGATGCGGAGAGCTTGCGTACAGAGTACCAGTTATTGAAGAAGTATGGCTTCCCAGTCACGTATTTTGACCGACCAGATATAGAGAAGCGATTCTCCTTTTCAAAGGCAGGGGCTATTTATTCCAAGGGAGATGCGGAGCTCAATCCGTACAAATTTACCAACGGTGTGATCGCCCACTCTGTAAAAAAAGGGACGCGCGTATACGAAAACACGGAAGTCGTGCATCAAAAAGTACAGGACGGAGGGCTTTTGGTCTATACCAAAAGTGGGCACACAATCAAGTGCAGGCGTGCTGTGTTTGCAACTGGCTACGAGGCACAATCCATGAAGCGTAATGCCAATGCTGTCATTTCCAGCTCGTTTTCCATCGTGACTAATCAAGTCGAAGCGCTTACGGGTTGGCCGCATGCATGTTTAATCTGGGAAACAGCCCGTCCCTATTTGTATATCCGCACTTGTCCAGATGGGAGAATCATTGTCGGAGGACTTGATGAGCCATTGAACGACTTGCAAAAGAGGGATGCTTCTAGCCTTAAGAAGCGTGATCAATTGCTCGCAAAGATTCAAGAGTTATTTCCGCAGATTCCCATGCGAGCCGAATATTATTGGGGAGCTACTTTTGTCGGAACGCATGACGGACTCCCGCTGTTTGGGGAGCAGGAGGGGTATCCCCATTGCTTGTTCACGCTAGGGTATGGGGGGAATGGAACCGTTTATTCGACTATCGGCGCGCAAATCATCAGTGATCTGATTACAAAAGGAAGTCATTCGGACGCCGATCTTTTTGCTTTTGACCGGATGAAATATGCCAGTGCCAAAGTCTGA
- a CDS encoding DUF3846 domain-containing protein, whose product MTTVYVKLPHEHAVVREIDGTDELQELVGGDYEVVDDDHLEGITLIVNEDARGVQANNFPITSDGFLDWVYGPCVFVKADGRSLTADDLSRIDQFLSAKG is encoded by the coding sequence TTGACTACGGTATACGTAAAGCTTCCGCATGAACATGCAGTTGTTCGAGAAATCGATGGGACGGATGAACTACAGGAGCTGGTGGGTGGTGATTATGAGGTAGTAGATGATGACCATCTGGAGGGTATCACCCTCATTGTGAATGAAGATGCTCGCGGGGTACAAGCGAACAATTTCCCCATCACATCAGACGGATTTTTAGACTGGGTCTATGGACCTTGCGTATTCGTCAAAGCAGATGGACGTTCGTTGACAGCTGACGATCTTTCGAGAATTGACCAGTTTTTATCCGCCAAAGGATGA
- the dut gene encoding dUTP diphosphatase, with the protein MNMTNERLVTQVKIKKLHQDAVIPAYARAMDAGFDLVAVEDTLIAPGQSAKVPTGLAFALPEGFELQVRPRSGISAKTKLRLSNAPGTVDAGYRGEVCVLIDNIRIASGKSGKVCLGAGENEVTVEQEVDAHSYLIKKGDRIAQGVIAIVPVAQFEVVDELDETERGAGGFGSSGLKS; encoded by the coding sequence ATGAACATGACAAATGAGCGCCTGGTTACGCAGGTGAAAATTAAAAAGCTCCACCAAGACGCCGTGATCCCAGCGTACGCGAGAGCAATGGACGCGGGCTTTGATCTGGTCGCGGTAGAGGATACATTGATTGCCCCTGGCCAATCTGCAAAAGTTCCAACTGGCTTGGCGTTCGCGCTTCCGGAAGGATTTGAATTGCAAGTGCGCCCTCGCTCCGGGATCAGTGCTAAAACAAAGCTGCGCTTGTCCAATGCACCGGGGACTGTTGATGCAGGCTATCGCGGTGAAGTATGCGTGCTGATCGATAACATTCGGATCGCATCCGGAAAAAGTGGCAAGGTATGTCTGGGCGCTGGCGAAAACGAAGTAACTGTTGAACAAGAAGTCGATGCACATAGCTACTTAATCAAAAAAGGGGACCGGATTGCACAGGGTGTCATTGCAATCGTTCCAGTCGCGCAGTTCGAAGTAGTCGATGAGCTGGATGAGACAGAAAGAGGAGCGGGCGGCTTCGGCAGCAGCGGTCTCAAGAGCTAG
- the trhO gene encoding oxygen-dependent tRNA uridine(34) hydroxylase TrhO has translation MQVQKPYRILLYYKYTPIENYEEYAAEHLQFCKDNGLKGRIIVAPEGINGTVSGTIEQTDAYMEYVRKDPRFSDMWFKIDESEEHAFKKMFVRPKKELVTWRLEEDVDPNKLVGTYLKPKEWYEMMQEEDVVILDGRNYYEYDLGHFRGAIRPEVDSSREFPEWIRENMSQFKDKKVLTYCTGGIRCEKLTGILLQQGFENVYHLEGGIVTYGKDPEVQGRLWDGKCYVFDERISVPINHTEEDVVIGRCHYCGTVEDRYVNCANPFCNKQHFCCTECETKFKRSCSDECREHPRNRYVEAEEKAKLQAAGSNA, from the coding sequence TTGCAAGTACAAAAACCATATCGCATTTTGTTGTATTACAAGTATACTCCTATTGAAAATTATGAGGAGTACGCAGCCGAGCACTTGCAATTTTGCAAGGATAACGGTCTGAAAGGGCGGATTATCGTAGCTCCGGAGGGCATTAATGGAACCGTATCCGGTACGATTGAACAAACCGACGCCTACATGGAATATGTGCGAAAAGATCCACGTTTTAGTGATATGTGGTTTAAAATAGATGAGTCGGAAGAACATGCGTTCAAAAAAATGTTTGTGCGTCCGAAAAAAGAGTTGGTAACCTGGCGTTTGGAGGAGGATGTTGATCCGAATAAACTAGTCGGCACCTATCTGAAACCAAAAGAATGGTACGAAATGATGCAGGAAGAGGATGTCGTGATCCTCGACGGTCGCAACTACTACGAATACGATTTGGGACATTTCCGTGGTGCGATTCGCCCTGAAGTGGATTCCTCCCGTGAATTCCCTGAATGGATTCGTGAAAACATGAGCCAGTTCAAGGATAAAAAAGTCCTCACCTACTGCACAGGCGGTATTCGTTGCGAAAAGCTGACAGGTATATTGCTGCAACAAGGCTTTGAAAATGTTTACCATCTTGAGGGCGGAATTGTCACGTATGGAAAAGATCCAGAAGTCCAAGGACGTCTGTGGGATGGAAAATGCTACGTGTTTGACGAACGCATCTCTGTGCCGATCAACCATACCGAAGAAGACGTTGTCATTGGCCGTTGCCATTACTGCGGTACGGTGGAAGACCGCTATGTAAACTGCGCGAACCCATTCTGCAACAAGCAGCACTTCTGCTGCACAGAATGCGAGACAAAATTCAAGCGCTCTTGCTCCGATGAATGCCGCGAGCACCCTCGCAACCGTTATGTAGAAGCGGAAGAAAAAGCGAAGCTGCAAGCTGCTGGATCAAACGCATAA
- a CDS encoding amidase family protein: protein MSLIHETSILEWQAAMTAGTTTSRELTLAFLERIATYNKQGIRINAICELNPDALAIAESLDRERAVSGSRGPLHGIPVLIKDNIATSDKMHTTAGALALADSFASADAFVVSRLREAGAVLLGKTNLTEWANYISNDMPDGYSSRGGQVLNPYGPGVLEVGGSSSGSAAAIAAGFAVVAIGTETSGSILHPAEHNSLVGIKPTVGLISRSGIIPISHSQDTAGPMARTVTDAAILLGALTGIDENDPVTGKSEGLAHTDYLPFLDADGLRGARIGVVRSRFLAECDDEEIALYEAAIEKLKEAGATVIDAVTIPTENAKWDRQVLVHEFKVGVNAYLKTLPAPYPIRSLRDVIAFNRAHEEQALLYGQELLEESEQTSGTLTEPEYLANRLFDLEMTQKQGLDAVMKEHELDALLYPGSTGYAIPAKAGYPSITVPAGYTSAGKPFGIMLTGLAFQEPTLLRLAYAYEQATRLRIAPSMTTV from the coding sequence ATGTCATTGATTCATGAAACAAGCATTCTCGAATGGCAAGCTGCAATGACAGCCGGAACCACGACTTCCCGGGAACTGACCCTCGCCTTTTTAGAGCGGATTGCCACATACAACAAACAAGGCATCCGAATCAATGCTATTTGTGAGCTAAACCCAGATGCACTGGCGATTGCAGAGTCACTGGATCGGGAACGAGCAGTGTCAGGCAGTCGCGGGCCGCTTCACGGAATCCCTGTACTCATCAAGGATAACATTGCGACATCTGACAAAATGCACACGACGGCTGGAGCTCTAGCTTTAGCAGATTCGTTTGCCTCTGCGGATGCATTTGTTGTGTCAAGGCTCCGAGAGGCGGGCGCCGTCCTTTTAGGGAAAACAAATCTTACGGAATGGGCTAACTATATCTCCAATGACATGCCAGATGGCTATAGCTCGCGCGGTGGACAAGTATTGAACCCATACGGTCCTGGTGTACTCGAAGTCGGCGGGTCTAGCTCGGGTTCAGCTGCTGCGATTGCCGCAGGATTTGCCGTAGTGGCAATCGGTACGGAGACTTCTGGGTCCATTCTCCACCCAGCGGAGCACAATTCGCTCGTGGGAATCAAGCCTACGGTTGGCTTAATCAGCCGTTCGGGTATCATTCCGATTTCCCATAGCCAAGACACAGCCGGACCGATGGCGAGAACTGTGACAGATGCAGCAATTTTGCTTGGCGCGCTTACTGGGATAGATGAAAATGATCCGGTGACTGGAAAAAGCGAGGGTCTAGCACATACCGATTACCTCCCCTTCCTCGATGCAGACGGTTTGCGGGGTGCGCGCATCGGCGTTGTACGCTCCAGGTTTTTGGCTGAGTGTGATGACGAAGAAATCGCCTTGTATGAAGCAGCTATTGAAAAGCTCAAAGAGGCTGGTGCAACTGTCATAGATGCGGTCACCATTCCGACAGAAAATGCCAAGTGGGATAGACAAGTTCTGGTGCATGAATTCAAGGTAGGCGTCAATGCGTACTTAAAAACCTTACCAGCCCCCTACCCGATCCGCTCCTTGCGGGATGTCATTGCCTTTAATCGGGCACATGAGGAACAAGCCCTGCTTTACGGGCAAGAGCTGCTGGAAGAATCCGAGCAAACAAGTGGTACGTTGACAGAGCCGGAGTATCTGGCGAATCGCCTGTTCGATTTGGAAATGACACAGAAGCAAGGCCTTGATGCTGTCATGAAGGAGCACGAACTCGATGCCCTCTTGTACCCCGGCAGTACGGGTTATGCTATCCCGGCCAAAGCCGGTTACCCTTCGATTACGGTTCCAGCTGGCTATACTTCCGCGGGCAAGCCATTCGGCATCATGCTAACTGGATTGGCATTCCAGGAACCTACCCTGCTTCGCCTGGCCTACGCTTATGAGCAAGCAACTCGACTGCGTATAGCTCCGAGTATGACTACCGTGTAA
- a CDS encoding class I SAM-dependent methyltransferase, whose amino-acid sequence MKQNLYDQLDFYQDYQKLRLSGESENDIIEQPAFRGCLPSLKGLRVLDLGCGGGQFAKYCVEQGASEVIGVDLSHNMLEYARTNNSHENIHYLHGSLEDIALADHDYDLITSSLVMDYVRDYEHVINKVSRALRNGGHFVYSTLHPHITARKKVEGWVRDEEGQKHFWPLDNYLEDGEREMHMMNGRKALFYHRSMSTAVNTLIQAGLTLQEIIEPTCTPEGLLLQPHQISEVRRPTFIIFKTQKTF is encoded by the coding sequence ATGAAACAAAATCTGTATGATCAACTGGATTTTTATCAGGACTATCAAAAGCTCCGTCTGTCCGGTGAATCGGAGAATGATATAATCGAACAGCCTGCTTTTCGCGGTTGTCTCCCCTCCCTGAAAGGATTGCGTGTACTCGACCTCGGATGTGGTGGCGGACAGTTCGCCAAGTACTGTGTGGAGCAAGGAGCAAGTGAAGTGATCGGTGTTGATCTCTCTCACAACATGCTGGAGTATGCCCGAACGAACAACAGTCATGAGAACATTCACTATCTACATGGCTCCCTGGAGGACATTGCGCTTGCCGATCATGACTACGATCTCATTACGAGCTCTCTTGTCATGGACTATGTTCGTGACTATGAGCACGTGATCAACAAAGTAAGCCGCGCCTTGCGCAACGGAGGCCATTTCGTTTACTCTACACTCCATCCGCATATTACTGCTCGCAAAAAGGTCGAGGGTTGGGTACGCGACGAAGAAGGGCAGAAGCATTTCTGGCCCTTGGATAACTACTTGGAAGATGGAGAGCGTGAAATGCACATGATGAACGGCAGAAAGGCCCTTTTTTACCACCGCTCCATGTCCACTGCCGTCAATACGTTAATCCAAGCGGGGCTTACCCTGCAAGAGATCATCGAGCCAACCTGCACACCAGAAGGACTCCTTTTGCAGCCGCATCAGATTTCAGAAGTAAGAAGACCGACGTTTATTATATTCAAGACGCAGAAGACTTTTTGA
- a CDS encoding D-serine ammonia-lyase — MGNNEKVEGLTIEEWKTKYPLLHNMMATEEVFWTNPSYDEIAKAALSVRPEEVHDAEERLRRFSSFIQVAFPETREAGGLIESPLVPIKEMKKHLESRFATNIQGNLWLKCDSHLPIAGSIKARGGIYEVLAHAEELAQKHQMLQPDKDYAILASDAFRELFSRYSIAVGSTGNLGLSIGIISAKLGFQVTVHMSADAKAWKKELLRAKGVQVVEYASDYGKAVEEGRKQAEADPNCYFIDDENSKRLFLGYAVAAERLKRQLEEQQIKVDRDHPLFVYLPCGVGGGPGGVAYGLKLNYGDHVHCFFAEPTHSPCMLLGLMTGLHDKVSVQDFGIDNKTEADGLAVGRPSRLVGKMMEDLLSGVFTVDDEELYALLRALRDHESIRLEPSALAGMPGPVRLFQQETGRMYLEKQGLTEKMKKATHIVWVTGGSMVPEYIQEEYYAKALDGNGKK; from the coding sequence ATGGGAAACAACGAAAAGGTGGAAGGGCTGACAATAGAGGAGTGGAAAACGAAATATCCGCTTCTCCATAACATGATGGCGACGGAGGAAGTGTTCTGGACGAACCCTAGCTATGACGAGATCGCAAAAGCAGCTCTCTCCGTTCGGCCAGAGGAAGTCCATGATGCAGAAGAACGCTTGCGGCGTTTTAGCTCGTTCATTCAAGTGGCTTTTCCTGAGACAAGAGAAGCTGGTGGACTGATCGAGTCCCCACTCGTTCCGATAAAAGAGATGAAAAAGCACCTGGAGTCTCGCTTTGCGACGAATATACAAGGGAATCTCTGGTTAAAATGCGACAGCCATTTGCCTATTGCAGGTTCGATCAAAGCACGGGGCGGCATCTACGAGGTGCTGGCACATGCAGAAGAATTGGCCCAAAAGCATCAGATGCTGCAACCGGACAAGGATTATGCTATTTTGGCCTCGGATGCGTTCCGGGAACTGTTTTCCCGTTATTCCATTGCGGTAGGCTCGACAGGGAATCTCGGTTTGAGCATCGGGATCATCAGCGCGAAGCTCGGTTTTCAAGTCACTGTACACATGTCAGCGGACGCTAAAGCATGGAAAAAGGAATTGCTGCGGGCAAAAGGGGTCCAGGTTGTGGAGTACGCATCGGATTACGGAAAAGCCGTGGAAGAGGGCAGGAAGCAGGCTGAAGCCGATCCGAACTGCTACTTCATCGATGATGAGAACTCCAAGCGATTATTCCTCGGCTATGCAGTAGCAGCCGAACGATTGAAAAGGCAGCTAGAGGAACAACAAATAAAAGTAGATCGTGATCACCCGCTGTTCGTCTACCTTCCGTGTGGAGTTGGTGGTGGTCCTGGTGGTGTAGCATACGGGTTAAAGCTTAATTATGGTGACCATGTTCATTGCTTTTTTGCGGAACCGACTCATTCTCCTTGCATGCTGCTAGGTTTAATGACAGGGCTCCATGACAAAGTTTCCGTTCAAGATTTCGGGATAGACAACAAGACAGAGGCAGATGGTCTGGCAGTTGGTCGACCTTCCCGATTGGTAGGAAAAATGATGGAGGACCTGCTGAGTGGCGTGTTTACCGTGGACGACGAGGAGCTATATGCCTTGTTGCGAGCCTTGCGCGATCATGAGTCCATTCGATTGGAGCCGTCTGCATTGGCTGGCATGCCAGGACCTGTTAGATTGTTTCAGCAGGAGACAGGGCGGATGTATTTGGAGAAGCAAGGTCTAACGGAGAAAATGAAAAAGGCGACCCACATCGTATGGGTGACTGGTGGGAGTATGGTGCCGGAGTATATTCAGGAAGAGTATTATGCCAAAGCTCTGGATGGGAATGGAAAAAAATAA
- a CDS encoding NUDIX hydrolase: MYRYTICFLKHRNGILMLNRNKSPLMGLWNGVGGKLEHGETPLDSVLREVREETGILLETACYKGIVSWLVDGMETGGMYAFLAHLPEDYERTQTPQLVEEGILDWKELAWILDPDNAGVPENLPMFLPYMLEEAEPCQHFFTYENNLIVNYETAPLPKPVTT; encoded by the coding sequence ATGTATCGCTATACCATATGCTTTCTCAAACATAGAAATGGGATACTCATGCTAAATCGCAACAAATCACCGTTGATGGGGCTATGGAATGGCGTAGGCGGTAAGCTAGAGCACGGAGAGACTCCACTGGACAGTGTCCTTCGCGAGGTTCGGGAAGAGACGGGCATTTTGCTAGAAACCGCTTGCTACAAAGGAATTGTCTCTTGGCTAGTCGATGGAATGGAAACGGGCGGTATGTATGCATTTCTCGCTCATCTTCCGGAAGACTACGAGCGCACCCAAACCCCACAGCTCGTAGAAGAAGGCATACTTGACTGGAAAGAGCTAGCGTGGATTTTGGACCCGGACAATGCTGGCGTCCCAGAAAACCTTCCCATGTTTTTACCATACATGTTGGAAGAGGCTGAACCTTGTCAACATTTCTTTACGTACGAAAATAACCTAATTGTCAACTACGAAACAGCTCCATTGCCAAAGCCGGTAACAACCTGA
- a CDS encoding GNAT family N-acetyltransferase, which yields MEIRKLAAQEQPPMDLLLLADPSSRLVKDYLQRGQCYVALLEESIVGVYVLIPTRPDTIELVNVAVDEAHQGKGIGKNLVLHSIEAAKSLGYKTIEVGTGNSSVGQLALYQKCGFRMNWIDRDFFLRHYEEEIYENGIQVVDMIRLSQDI from the coding sequence ATGGAAATTCGCAAGCTTGCAGCACAGGAACAACCACCAATGGATTTACTCTTATTGGCTGACCCTTCAAGCAGATTGGTAAAAGATTATTTACAACGAGGTCAGTGCTATGTCGCTCTTCTGGAGGAGAGCATCGTAGGCGTCTACGTCTTGATTCCAACCAGACCGGACACGATTGAACTCGTGAATGTTGCCGTCGATGAGGCCCACCAAGGCAAGGGTATTGGCAAAAATCTCGTTCTTCATTCCATTGAAGCAGCAAAATCTCTCGGTTATAAGACGATCGAGGTCGGCACAGGGAATTCTAGTGTGGGTCAGCTTGCCCTTTATCAAAAGTGCGGATTTCGGATGAATTGGATCGATCGGGACTTCTTCTTGCGGCATTATGAGGAAGAGATTTACGAAAACGGGATTCAGGTGGTAGATATGATTCGCCTCTCTCAAGATATTTGA
- a CDS encoding VOC family protein, whose product MITHFSKLTLQTVSIQGVHQVYADRLGFPISSQSDKQITFQVTPDFRLTFQEVYEPISPAHIAFQVPYSLFHESAKKIKESGLLIVRWEDGHDIDQEKQRMNLYFRDGDGNLLEIIAHEYVSEEVVKPSTPLHIIYLREVGCPVESVPVFTQWLKSNISLKTYEDGEIFNFVIGGTAHIVATWKNRPWIPIAMKALPPKMHVTFGTPDQTFLQKVRRRFEKSNVLFHSDAHELTFVREGYSFSVIHTPDFAPDIPSKLQLPLSIST is encoded by the coding sequence GTGATCACGCATTTTTCTAAATTAACCTTACAAACTGTGTCCATCCAAGGGGTACATCAGGTTTACGCAGACCGTCTCGGCTTTCCGATTTCATCTCAATCAGACAAACAGATTACGTTTCAAGTCACTCCTGATTTTCGTTTAACCTTTCAAGAAGTGTATGAGCCGATTTCCCCCGCCCATATTGCGTTTCAAGTGCCTTATTCTCTCTTTCATGAATCAGCGAAAAAGATCAAAGAATCTGGTCTTTTGATTGTTCGATGGGAGGATGGGCATGACATTGATCAGGAAAAACAACGGATGAACTTGTATTTCCGCGATGGAGACGGGAATCTTCTTGAAATTATCGCCCACGAGTATGTGTCAGAAGAGGTCGTCAAGCCGTCCACTCCCCTGCACATTATATATTTACGGGAAGTGGGCTGTCCTGTGGAAAGCGTGCCTGTCTTTACCCAATGGCTAAAATCGAATATAAGCCTGAAAACATACGAGGATGGTGAAATTTTTAACTTCGTCATCGGGGGCACGGCACATATCGTAGCCACATGGAAAAACAGGCCTTGGATTCCCATTGCGATGAAAGCGTTACCACCAAAAATGCACGTCACTTTTGGAACACCTGACCAAACGTTCCTGCAAAAAGTACGGAGGCGCTTTGAAAAAAGTAATGTCCTATTCCATTCGGATGCCCATGAGCTTACGTTCGTCCGGGAAGGATACTCTTTTTCTGTTATCCATACACCCGATTTCGCCCCTGACATCCCGAGTAAATTGCAATTACCTCTTTCTATCTCCACCTAG
- a CDS encoding YheC/YheD family endospore coat-associated protein encodes MKRPIIGILTWREGTRFAEPTYFRRLLKAGQELGCTVFLFSPNDVLGSGKQVRGYVPGKSGGWQARIFDRPDAVFDRYRYTPTQAFKNYVAFRRTSNFLYANNRLANKWRVHEVLHRDSRMHRWLPETYLYNRQSLVNMLGKHPLLYVKPLNGTGGRNILSIEKRGDELRLLGRNKQRAKVSTVVRDKAAAQRWVDRWTRQEKYIVQQGLRLQLVPSRAVDMRLLIQKNGQGEWSITGHGIRVGPERSATSNLHGGGKAIPVSVFLRPRFGEERTAQIVRDCEQLAFQTAETLEDHFGRMVEFGLDIGIDVEGRAWLIEVNPKPAREIFREMGAMEQYKNAITRPLEYAIYLAKTQGREGREPLLKRKVARG; translated from the coding sequence TTGAAACGACCCATAATCGGCATCTTGACTTGGCGGGAAGGCACACGTTTTGCAGAGCCAACCTATTTTCGGCGACTGCTCAAGGCTGGACAAGAACTGGGCTGTACCGTTTTCTTGTTTTCACCTAACGACGTGTTGGGATCAGGCAAGCAGGTGAGAGGGTATGTCCCGGGGAAGAGTGGCGGCTGGCAAGCAAGGATATTTGATCGTCCAGACGCTGTATTCGACCGGTACCGTTATACACCGACACAGGCGTTTAAGAACTACGTGGCCTTTCGGCGGACGAGTAATTTTTTGTACGCAAACAATCGATTGGCTAACAAATGGCGAGTACATGAGGTGCTGCATCGGGACTCCAGAATGCATCGCTGGCTTCCGGAGACCTACCTCTATAACCGTCAAAGCCTCGTAAACATGTTAGGCAAGCATCCATTGCTCTACGTAAAGCCACTCAATGGAACAGGGGGTCGAAACATCTTGTCCATTGAAAAGCGTGGCGACGAACTGAGACTGCTCGGACGTAATAAGCAAAGGGCGAAAGTGTCCACAGTAGTAAGAGACAAAGCCGCTGCCCAGAGATGGGTAGATCGTTGGACGAGACAGGAGAAATACATCGTTCAGCAAGGGCTTCGTTTGCAGCTGGTTCCTTCGCGTGCAGTAGACATGCGCCTCTTGATTCAAAAGAATGGGCAGGGTGAATGGAGTATTACAGGTCATGGGATTCGCGTGGGTCCAGAACGCAGTGCCACCTCTAATCTGCATGGCGGTGGAAAAGCTATCCCTGTTTCGGTATTTCTCCGACCGAGATTTGGGGAGGAGCGCACTGCGCAGATCGTACGTGATTGCGAACAGCTCGCTTTTCAAACAGCAGAAACACTCGAGGATCATTTTGGACGGATGGTTGAATTTGGACTGGATATTGGCATCGATGTAGAGGGTCGTGCGTGGCTGATCGAAGTGAATCCCAAACCAGCTCGGGAAATTTTCCGGGAGATGGGGGCAATGGAGCAGTACAAGAATGCCATTACTCGCCCGCTTGAATATGCCATCTACCTTGCGAAAACACAAGGACGCGAAGGTCGCGAGCCACTTTTGAAGAGAAAGGTCGCTAGAGGATAG
- a CDS encoding RluA family pseudouridine synthase: MLNMKKEGEWLVAHLRDKDDAIPIGNLLREEWKLPRKQVHLLFQHKEVLLDGAPVAQHVVGKAGQEIRLRMCKPEPLGLDPASEVPEILYEDDHLLIVNKPVGLLLHPTERYHHVTLDHLVSGHFFRTGLEAKVRHVHRLDQDTSGVVLYAKHAWASALLDEMLRERTIKRTYVAYVSGQMPKERGKINEPIGKDRNHGTRRRVTPNGDPAITHYQVKERFQTATKVECQLETGRTHQIRVHFSHIGHPLLGDELYGGKRELIKRQALHAAVLKFEHPFGGEVIEVTAPLPLDLFHLEKKLR; encoded by the coding sequence ATGTTAAACATGAAAAAAGAAGGGGAATGGCTTGTTGCTCACTTACGAGACAAAGATGATGCCATTCCGATTGGGAACCTGCTGCGCGAAGAGTGGAAGCTGCCTCGCAAGCAGGTCCATCTTTTATTCCAACACAAAGAAGTATTGCTGGACGGTGCACCTGTTGCTCAGCATGTTGTGGGAAAAGCAGGGCAGGAAATTCGGCTGCGAATGTGCAAGCCTGAGCCTTTGGGGCTTGATCCGGCTAGTGAAGTTCCCGAGATTTTGTACGAGGATGATCATTTGCTCATCGTAAATAAGCCGGTTGGACTTCTGTTGCATCCAACCGAACGCTATCATCATGTGACGTTGGATCATCTCGTGTCGGGGCACTTTTTTCGTACGGGTTTGGAAGCAAAAGTCCGCCATGTCCATCGGCTGGATCAGGATACGTCAGGCGTCGTTCTGTACGCGAAGCATGCGTGGGCTTCTGCACTTTTAGATGAAATGCTGCGTGAGCGCACAATCAAGCGTACTTATGTCGCGTATGTTTCGGGACAAATGCCCAAAGAGCGCGGGAAAATCAATGAACCCATCGGAAAAGATCGGAATCATGGGACGCGCAGAAGGGTCACACCTAACGGAGATCCAGCGATTACGCATTACCAGGTGAAAGAACGCTTTCAAACAGCTACGAAAGTAGAATGTCAATTGGAGACGGGGCGAACCCATCAAATTCGCGTTCATTTCAGTCATATTGGGCATCCGCTTTTGGGGGATGAACTGTATGGTGGCAAGCGCGAACTCATTAAGCGACAAGCGCTGCACGCCGCCGTACTCAAATTTGAGCATCCATTCGGTGGAGAAGTTATCGAAGTCACGGCTCCGTTGCCACTCGATCTGTTTCACTTGGAAAAGAAGCTGAGATAA